CTAATGTCATTTTCAGTGGTTTTCCCACCACAatgcttgaatatatatatatatatatatatatatatatatatatatatatatatgtatatatatacacacacacacacacacacacacagagatatctgTGTGCTAAATAAGTATGTCTGCTATGAGTGGTTTGTTCTACTGCCTACCTTTGGTCTAAATCTGGGCATTAGAACGTAAGAAGATGGCACTTTGATGGGGAGCAAAAAAGATTGGAATGAGGACAGAACGGGACTCTAGAAGTCACTTACATGGTAGAAGTACAACTACTGGGCTTCTTCATGATTTTCCCTCTTTGCAGATACTGTAGGATACTTGTAGGAGGGACTTCAGGATACGGTGGTGCCCCTGTTGGTatggaatgaatgaataacaAGAGACTGGTAACACTAATCACAAACCACCTAAACTAACTACTCACAAAAAGTATAGTCATAAAGATATACTAGATATAATATACTTGCTCACAGAACTGGGTGTTGaaaaaaatatctgaccaattagGAGAATTCTGAATATTTCatcaagtaataaaataaatcaatatgaaaaaGAAGACCTGCCCTCCATTCCCCAGATGTGGGAAGATGGAGCAGCTCTTTAGTCAAATGGATTAACAAGTCTAAAGACTACGtttttaagtatatataaatCACTGTAGAAATTATCCTTCGACTAAAAATGCTGATAAATGATAAAGTGTTGGGGAGAAGGGTCAAAGGGAGGAAaaatagaagaaggaaggaaggagggtagaaaggatattaaaaggaaaagagggaaggaggaatgtGAGTTGGAAGGAAATCACCACTTTCTAAAATTGTCTTAGAAATCAAGTTTGGATTTTACATTATCCCAACTAAAAATCAGGGATTGACTAGAACTCCTCATAGCCTGTCATTTGCCCCAAATAAGTAGACTTGCAGTTTGCACAGAAATGTGCTAACTTAGGGATTTTTCTTACCTAGAGTCACCATCTCATAGAGCAGAATCCCAAAGGACCAACTATAAAAGAAagatatttattaaatttctATTCCTGGCCTTTTCTAAAGAGATATTATGTAAAATTTAGAGGCCTTTTTCAGTAGTAGCTCCGTGCAGGAGGCAGTCAAAAGAGATGTACTAGGTACCTGATAAAATAAGCAAAACAGCAGTGCCACTACAAAGTATTTCCAGGgcaaggcagtggcatacccagttcagttcacatgttacaaggtggatggacctggattcaagtccccagcctccatctgcagggggaaagcttcacaagtggtgaagcagatctgcaggtatgtctctttctccctcccttctcaatttctctctgtcctgtcaaaataacaacataaagttttaaaaaagaatttccatCCAATTCTCTTTTCAAGGTGTCAATTTCTTTTTGAAAGCTAGATTTATGTCCCTTGCTTCCTTATTGCACATAAACAGGTATCTATTATTTGTTAAATTCTGTgttttttaacttaattattattgggtagtgacagagagaaatcaagaggggagggggcaacaaagagggagaaacactgagacacctgcagtcttgcttcaccactcagaaagctttccttctgtaagtggggaccaagggcttgaacctgggtccttgggcactgtaatgtgtgtacttaaccaagttcACCACTGCCCTAAATTGTGTGCTTTATGAGAATATGCAAATACATTCACCTATAATAAAGAAATCTTCTGTACCTTTTCCATCTTTCTTATTCTTATCTGGTGAAACTCCAGCCTTTATAACTAGCATCAGTTCAAGCAAAACTTATCACTGATCTACTATTTCCTCAGTACCGTCAACATTTCTTCTGCTGTCCATGGCCAATAAGATATATGTTAAGGGGCCgggagtggcacatctggttgagtgcatgttagagagtgtgtaaggacccagattcaagctcctagccccccatctgcagggaggaagcttcaggagtggtgaagcaaatctgtaggtctctctctctctccccatcctctctcaatttctctttgtttctatccaacagtaagtgaataaaaatgtgggaaaaaataaagtgatattaTATGTGCTTCTCCAAACAGTTGAGTGCTATGGTTACCAAAAGTTAATTTCAATTCTCTACAATCCTGTTTATAGCAATCCTACATGTGATTTGCATTATGTAAACAAATATAGTGTAAACTGGATAAATATAAATGCAAAGGGGTATTAGCTCTCTGAAATTTAGGCTAAACACTTTAGAAATAGTACAAAAGTTACCCACTGAAAAGAAAGTATTGTCAAATTGTATGGTTAGACAACTGTAGAAAACtggggaaaaataagaaaaacggggtctgagtggtggtatacccagtagagtgcacaagttaccatgtgcaaggacacaggtccaagttcctggtcctcacctgcagagaaagCCTCCACAAGTGGTAGAGTGGTGTTGCAAggctctctcctgtcttcctgtcttgtctccccatctctctctaactctcaacctttatcaagaaaaagaaaggaaaggaaggaaggaaggaaaaaaaggaagaaaggaaaaaaagaaatgaaggaaggaaaaaagagaggaaggaaggaagggagggagggaggggaaaagaaaaggagaaagaggagtggGGGAATGCCCTCCCAGAATGGTGGCATCATGCAAGTATGgggctccagtgataaaccttgTGTATGTGGATATGGATGGGAGGGGGAAGCTTGCAGTCAAATTGTGGCGCATCACAAttgtcttcaatatttttttctctacttAAAATCATCCTAGATTGAAAGTTGAACATAATTCATTATGGATGCTGTTTATACAAGAAACATACTATATAGACTGACTTAGCAGGTCCATCCACATAAGAAAGATGCTGGCCCTTCTCTAAAAtaatgatatatatttatatgttgtaagttaaaataaatttatatatatttttattttttttcctaattactGATTTAGCTGGATTTTTAAGTGGACTTACCTCCTCCAGATAAAAAGATTAAATTCTCAGATGAATCTTTTCTTCTTACCTAATTAAAACTGCTAATCCAATACAAAAGGAATACttcaaaagacacacacacacacacacacacacacacacacacattgccaccAGAGGCCAAATATGAGCTTTGTCATAtcacatatatttttgtttgagGCTGTGAGTCTATGACTTCTAAATGAGAAGCGCTATCACTTGTGGACATAACTAACAACAGACCTGATCATGTATAAGAATTATAGGATACTTAGTCCAAAAGGGGCAGAAATTCAAAAGGCAGGAAGAAACCTTACATATCTGCTTTGATGCCTGCCGGGCGCAACAGAAGCCGTTCTGGGGAGAGCCATTTTAGAGGAATAGCACGGGTCGAAGAGATGGTCCCGTGGGCATGAACTTCATAGGCTAGGCCCAGTCCGCAGAGCTTAGCTGTAAGATCACTCTGGATTAGGATATTCCTGGCCGCCACATCCCCATGGAACAGATGTTTATCCTGAAGAAATTCCTGGTAACAGACAATCAGAGGTGGGTCAGCTGTCTATGAATACAATACATTTTATCACAGACAGGGAGAAGCAGTCCTAGCAATCCTCAGAAAGATAAGGATATTTTCTACTCTGAGAAAGTTTCATTAATAATGACAAACTACCTACAAGTCAAGATAATGAATCAGGTGTGCTTGCAGTGTACTTAGTATTATCAAATTGAGCAAGTAATCCATGTAAAATTAATACTATTGGAATATATAATCATGTACACTATGTCaagatcttaatttttttaacctaTTACCTACTTTACTTTagtgagaaataaagacaaagggaaagagaagaaggaggggagagagagaataaagatagATAcattagataggtaggtaggtaggtaggtaggtagatagatagatagatagatagatgcatagatagatacatagatagatacatagatagatagggacaagagcactgctcagctctgacttatagtggttctggagattgaacctgagacctcagagcctcaggcatgagaatcttctgcagaaccactgtgctgtataTCCAGCCTTCTACATCAAGGTCTTTCTCCTGcataatttcattttcttctcagaCAGGACCCAAGTAGACATTAGAAAAGGGGACAGGTTTCAAGTTTCTAGCAGCCCTTCCCTAAATGAGATAAGATATTCATATTATTATTAAGCATCACAATAGCAAACTTATAtgaagtttgtttttttccttcctaaaaTAACAGAATGAGATGAACTAGGGAAGTCATTTCCAGATAAATCTAAATGATAAGCAATAGTCATGCAGTTATTATGTGGTGGTAACTAAAAAACAGATACTCAAATTCTTAGGAATGAACGTAAATTGTATGAATAATGGTCAACTCAGGCTGTCTCAATTGCTTAAGagctttcattttctttactttttaatacttattttattgtatGTATGGGCCTTCATGTGCAATTCCGCTACTCCCGGggcaactttttctttctttttagagatacaaagagaaggaaaaggggccaggcagtgacacactgggttaagcacacacaaaacTAAATgtaaggactcatgcaaggattcCAGGtccagcctctagctccccacatgcagagcagtcacttcacaagcagcgaagcaggtctgcaagtgtaggtgtctctccctttttatctccccctctcaatttctctctgccctacccaataaaatggggggggggggaaggcctccaggagcatttgtagtgccggcaccaaggcaccaagccccagcaataaccctgaggcaaaagagtgaaaggaagagggagagggagggggagggagagggggagggagagggggagggagagggagagagggagagagggagagagagagagagagagagagagagagaaagaggagtacaccacaacactgctccacagctTTTGGAGCTTCTCATAATACTTTCATGTGGTACTGGaattcaaacctaggtccttacacttggtaagGTAAACACTTTACCAAATGAGCCATCTTCCAGCTCCATGAAAGCTTTTTTTAAGGTGTAGGACTCCCACCCCAGATTTATTTGACCAAAAATTAAGGAAGAGTCCTGGGAATCTATAATATTAGGAATTACTGAAATGATACTAGCACAGCTAGCTAGACATATGAGAACAATTGCACCTGGATGACACTGATTTGCTagtcatccccacccccacccctacctcaaGCTATTCAAAGCATATGGAAAACTTGAAAGGAGCTGGAAATTGAGGTCTGTAATTACCAAACAAGAATGtcatttagtggtccgggaggtggtgcaatggataaagcattggattctcaagcatgaggtcctgagttcaatccccagcagcacatgtaccagagtgatatctggttctttctttctctcctcctacctgtctcatgaataaataaataaaatatttttttttaaagaatgtcatTTAGAAAAATGATGTGGTTAATACAATCATCATCGATGAAGAAAGCAGTGAGTGGTGGTTTTCTATCTCTGGTAAGGTTTCAGAACAAAGAAATTatactgaaatgaaaaaaaataaggcCTGTACTGATTTTGaagttgttaaaaataaaaagaaacagggactgggtggtggtgcacctggttgagtgcacatgttgcaatgcacaaggatccggggtCAAGccacggtccccacctacagagggaaaggttcacaagtggtgaagcagggctgcaggtgtctctctgtctttctgcctctctacctcccccttcctctcaatttctggctatctatatgcaataaataaagagaataagaaGAAACAGTATAACATTGCCTTGTAACAGGTATCCTACGGCCTGATTAATGTATCAACATGACTCCTTATTCATGTAGAAGCGTCCAGATGGGGTGCCTCTGCAATATTTTCAGAACATAGGGGAATCTGTATCCTGATACCCTAACTTCATCAAGGGGACATACCCTCTAGATCCTGGAAATACTACAGATAATATTCATTTGTATGATGGGCTCTCTCCTTTAGCCCCATGGGAATCTCAACAGTTAACTTCTGCTCTTCTCTCACCTTAACCTCTTCTTGATAGTTTGCCTGATTCTACTAGACCCTAGCACTTTACATACCTCAAGGTGTTATCACTAATACTTAAACTAGTAGCTCCACAGAGCCcagattttcttttgttttttatagtttttttttctttttttttaaattttatttattcccttttgttgcccttgttttattgttgtaattattgttgttgatgttgttgttggacagagagaaatggagagaggaggggaagacaaagaaggagagagaaagatagacacctgtagacctgcttcaccgcttgtgaagcgacccccctgcaggtggggagccaggggctcgaacccggatccttacaccagtccttgtgctttacaccacgtgtgcttataacctgctgcactaccaactgaCTCCCTGAGCCCAGATTTTCTATAGCAAGTGCTGATTTTAAAGACAGTCATCTAACTAAATTCATAAAAACTAATCATCAAAGTTTTCTCTGAGTAATTCTTGTATAGGCAGGATTTTTCTCTCAGAACCCTTTGACACTTCAGTTTGgtttaaaagaaaggaatgatCTCACTGCtgccccttctccttccttcttttcaacttattccttattctttcttaagtgtgtgtgtctttcttatCACATTTGCTATCAAAGTAAATCTCCAGATACACATGTTCTGAACAAGCTTTTCTTGTTTTTCAGGCATACAGTTGTATGCTTCCTTCTGGTTCTGTAACCTTTTATACACTCATTCTTCCCATATCTTTGCTCAACTTGATTGTCTGTCTGGCTCTTCTACAGCTATGGATACTAGTGTATATGAGGAAATAAAACATCAAGGAAATATACATACAGTTCTTCGTTTTTTATCTTTAAGACAAAGAAACCTTTTAAACTATCTCTTGATCCttctaaaccccccccccaatcaaaAAACCAACCTCCAAGTTTACTATTTTTTACCTATGATGGTCAATATGTGGTGTATTTTTGAAATCATTTCAGAAATAAGGAACCTAAGACAATATATTAGTGCTTGAGTTTCTTCCCCTTAACCTGTATCTGATTTTCTTTATAATTTACAGCCCATTAGAAAACATGACATCAAACACCAGACTATCAAGACAAAGTCCCTGCCATCTGTTGTCATTGTACTCAGTCTTACCAAAGCCAAAAGAACTTGCTTTCCAATGTGATATACTTGTTTTTCTGTGAGATCATAGAGAAGACCATCCATGGTCATCACATcctaaagagacagacagaagcatTATAACAAAGTGACTCAcataaatttaaaggaaaaaaaagtagagagagaaataccccttcttagaaaaattatttatgtatttatgaaagagagtggagagagaacaaggctatcaccctggcatatgtgatgccagggatcaagctctggacttcatgcttgagaatccaacactttatccactgtgctacctcttgggTGGCAAACAGAAACATTCTTAGATGCAGATATATAAGCTAATGAAAAGAAACATATACAGGAATATATATAGGAAGTAGGGACAATGGAGAGATTGATGTAACAAATGGTCAAATACTAATACAGTTAGATACAGTACCACTAAATATAGTACCAATTTTCTtgaaaggatgtgtgtgtgtaagtatattaacacatttttattattgttatctttatttatttatttttaaatatttattcccttttgttgcccttgttcttttattgttgtagttattgttgttgttattgatgtcatagttgttggataggacagagagaaatggagagaggagggaaagacagagggggagagaaagacagatacctgcagacctgcttcactgcctgtgaagtgactcccctgcagatggggagctgagggctcgaactgggatccttatgccggtccttgtgctttgcaccacgtgcacttaacccgctgagctactgcccaactcccatattaaCACATTTTTATTGAATTGAATGCCTACTATGTGTGAGAATTTATTTTAGGaactcagaataaaaaaaaaaatgagcaagtaAACCTATCTGCTGCCTCCTGGAACTTACAGTGTGGCAAATAATTGTTAATGACAATCAAATGGTCATATGTGACCTGGTAATTCTGAATATATGTAAAGAAGCTAATTAAGTTAAAACCCAGAGCGAACTGCAGAAGGATAATCTCTTTAAAAGGTTTAATGTAGTAGCCCATGACTCTTTAAAAGGTTTAATGTAGTAGCCCATGAGGTGGGACAGTAGataaaagtgttgaactctcgaggataagatcctgagtttgattcccagcactgcatgtgccagagtgacactctggttcccCCTGccccataaataaatgaatctaaaaccttttttctttcttttttttttttttgccttcgggGTTATccttggagcttggtgcctgcaccacgaatcccctgcttctggaggctttttgtttgtttcctttttgttgcctttgttgttcatcattgttgttgtgattgtcaatgttgtcattgatgccattgttgttggataggacagagagaaattaagagaggaggggaagacagagagggggagagaaagacagacacacctgcagacctgcttcactcactgcttgtgaagcaacccccctgcaggtggggagctgggggctcagactgggatccctTCACTGGTCCTTATAttttgttccatgtgtgcttaacctgctgccctaccccCTAAAAACCATTTTTAAAGGTCTGGAAGGTGTGCTCATTGTCTGCCTGACACCATAAGATAGAAGACAGGAAGACAAGACCACTTTTATCCGTACAATAATCAGCAACGAAAGGGATTCAGTAAGTTTTGAACTATTCTCATTAGCCAATGAGAAATTAAGTAGGGAAGCATGTAGCATTTTAGAAATACTTAGGAGAATGTAAGGAAAAAGGATGTGTACCTTAGTCTGAACATTTatgaactttaatttttttttaatatgagctTCAAATATAGAAACCTGAATTTATTTTCCAGTTGTCCCTCACATACTAGGGTGATATTACAGGATAGAAGACATACTTAATACTAACAACAAAATCACAATCATTACTAACAAAATTAGATTGCTATGTAATTATCATTATAGCAAATACTATTTTGAGTACTTGCTATATCTCACTCACTGCTGTTTTGGATATGCAATTTCTTAATGTTAATAATTACTTATTGTCAACCCTATTGCAAAGATTCAGAAaactgctcaaaaaaaaaaaaaaaaaagaaagaaaagaaaagaaaagaaaagaaaactgctcACCCGGCGACAGGTCCAGAGAAAGCTGAGCAGGTCCCCCTTGGCCACATCTTCCAGCACCATGTAGAGGGGCAGCCTGTCTGTGCAGCAGCCTTCTAGCTGCACCAGGTTCGAATGTTTCCCCAGGTATTGTTGGAAGTGGATTCGCCCTAGGAAATCCTGTATCTCCTGGAGCTCCGCTGGTTCTGTGGGTGACAGAAAAGACAGGGACAGTGAGCAGTCAGAACATTGTTAAATGGGAGGTAGGAGGCAGACATCACCCTCAGGTGataattcatattttttaaatctctttatatttattggatataaagcagccagaaatcgagagggaagggggaggtagagaggaatatcaacaatagagacatctgcaacactgcttcaccactcgcaaagctcgcaggtgggtactggggactcaaaccctggtccttgcacattgtaatatgtgtgctcaaccagatgcaccaccacctgcacccccctCAGGCAGTAATTCTTAAGGCTCCATAGAGGAGTGAGtgtaggcaaataaataaataagtaaatgatagGGGTCTTTCATGTCACTGGTCTTTTGTCAAAGGTAACAAAGAATTATGGGCCTTAGAAAAGAGCAGGTGATGCACTTGGCTgaatgctcatgttacaatgcacaggaacactggttcaagtctctggtttccttctcccatctcagtttctgtttctatccagtaaatgaataaataaaacaaagtaaacatactggggggaaaaaaaaaagaactgagcagATTTTTGTTTAAGTAGGCAAGTGTTCTGTTCACACTAACATAATATTACTTTCTAGGGCTACTGATTAATATTCTTGTTTATCTTAtaattctttctatttatttacttatttattataggatagagacaagagaaaaattgagagaggaagggaggatagaaaggaagagagatagaaagacacttgcagccttgcttcaccacttgtaaggctctccccttgcaggtggggaccaggggcttgaacctgcatccttgtgccctgtaatgtgtgcccttaaccagttgCACCGCAACCTGGCCCCCTCCTATCATGCTGCTTATGCATCCACCATTACCAGTCCATATCATGAGaattagaaaaaagagagaaatatatagtATAAAGAAAAGATCAGATAGTGAAGAAAATAAACAACCTCAAAATTTTAGTCCCAGTAGTCCCAGTATCAAAAAATATTAGTTCTAACAACCTCAGTAAGCAAGGATGAAATAGAGAAatatcccaaaaaaaaaaaaaaaaaacagtactgcCTCAAGCCATTCACTTTCCATTTCTAATTTTGCACACAACTGTGATCACATTTATCTACTGGCCAACATCTCAATGGGCCTCGTAGCTTTAACTGTTGAGGGTTCCCAATGGAAAGACTCATACTTCTTTTACCTTTTAAAGCCTTAAGGATGACACTCTTGGGCTTTTCAGGGTCCCCAGTATTCATCTTTGTTCGATAAGTAACCCCACAAGTTCCACTGTGGATCTGTTCCAGGACATCAGAGAGTTGCTCCCGGGGCACCTGTAGCGTAGCCAGAGCATGTGTGGAGGTTCTTAGAAGACTTTCCACTGATGTCTCTTTCAGGAGGACAGACACATTTCCTCCTTGTCCTGTTGGTTCCCTGCTAAGCCCCCTAGATGTGGACACAGGAGCAGTGCCTAGAACAAAGAGATAAGCATAAGCAGCTTGCCCCTACCCTTGGGACTCCTAGAAAGCAGAGCCTGGAACAAACCAGTAAACTCCTTTGACAATTTTTCATCTGCCCAACATGTTGGTTCCTTCTGAGGCTTCTCTATGAAACCAATGTCAATACCACCTTTGTAGAATTtctgtagtaataataataatgactacctCACAGACAACTCAAGATTGGCCTATGGAAAGTAGTAGTGACATTTCCTTATCTTCTCACTGTTACAGTTCAGTATGAGTATGGTAATGGTGACAACTCAGGAAGTTTCTGACTAGATACCCAAACCACAAATACCCAAAAGAGACGGTAACTACTAGTGAGGACTATCATGTAAGTTATATGGCTTCCAAAGATGGAGGGGGAGTATGGATAAACTATTCAACACAATACTATAACTATTCTTCTTCATTCATGGTGTCCCATAATCAAATTGTTCCTCATttctgggccagcaaaatagctcacttgaataaagCATTTCTTTGCAATGTGtgtgacctgtgttcaagcctagGCCATACTGTATTGAAGAACTGTGGTCAAAGACTTGATAGTCCAACAGGAAAAATGTCTAACAGGTCACATGAGATCTCTCTTGCCTACTCTTCTTTCAGTGAACAAGTTTATGTTGAACTGATACTTATGACTTACTAGAGAAGAGCTCACAATCCTCTCAACTTCACTGAAGGCAGCCATGCAGGATCCTAGACTTGTTGACTTGAGCCTAGTAAAACTTGGAtctgatctttctcaatttcGTCATCCTCAAGCCTCTACCCAGCCCTGGTTTGAACTTTACCTTGAAGTCCAGGAGACTCTTGCTGAGCTCTATGTCCTCGGataaaaagccataggataaccCCAAGAAGGATGAGGAAGACGCCCACCAGGAGGGTTGGGACAATGATGATTTCATACTGCTGCTCTCGGATAACTGGgcaggaagaaaagaggaaaggatgAAGTTCCTACCCTGATACCCACCCCAGATATCAGCTCATCAAATAAAATGTCgtgtcttttttcttcctctctactcccAATTCACTGGAATTATTAAACAAGACCCTAAACAGATAATTCCAGAGTCACTGACTCTTAGCCCATCTGGTGTGCCCTatgtctctccagcatttttccTGTTGGCATAGATGCTGTGGCACATCTGGAATTCGGACTGGCACTCGTTTCCCTTCAATTGAAGACAATAGCCTctcgtttcttttccttttgtcagCACACTCCTCCTTTCTACAGGAAATCAAATAATTGTTCTTCTGGGATCCATTCAGATCATAGTCTCCATCATTCTAAATTCAGAGACCAGTACTTACTACACAACTTGTCAGTGAGGCTGCATTCCAGTAGCACCCTTGTCATGCCCTGCTCATCTCCCATAGCCACACAGCTGTCCACTGCTATGCTTGACTCACAGAGAATGCACTGAGCACAGCTGAGAAGAAATCATTCCC
This portion of the Erinaceus europaeus chromosome 7, mEriEur2.1, whole genome shotgun sequence genome encodes:
- the STYK1 gene encoding tyrosine-protein kinase STYK1; its protein translation is MGDEQGMTRVLLECSLTDKLCIIREQQYEIIIVPTLLVGVFLILLGVILWLFIRGHRAQQESPGLQGTAPVSTSRGLSREPTGQGGNVSVLLKETSVESLLRTSTHALATLQVPREQLSDVLEQIHSGTCGVTYRTKMNTGDPEKPKSVILKALKEPAELQEIQDFLGRIHFQQYLGKHSNLVQLEGCCTDRLPLYMVLEDVAKGDLLSFLWTCRRDVMTMDGLLYDLTEKQVYHIGKQVLLALEFLQDKHLFHGDVAARNILIQSDLTAKLCGLGLAYEVHAHGTISSTRAIPLKWLSPERLLLRPAGIKADIWSFGILLYEMVTLGAPPYPEVPPTSILQYLQRGKIMKKPSSCTSTMYGLMKSCWRWSEASRPLPRELRTRLENAARTADDKAVLQVPELVVPDLYAAVAGISVDSLSYCCSVL